CGGTGCCAGCGCCAGCCGCAGCACACCATCGCGGTGACCGATAAAGGCCGCGTTGGCCGCGAGCTGCCGCGACGGGCCGTTCAGACCACTGCGGGTGACCAGGCCCAGCCACTGCTCGGCATCGGCAATACGGCCGTCATCGAGCAACGGCGGCGGGGAGCCGGCCGGTGCGGCGAAGGCCGGCGTGGAGACCGGCGACGCTGCCGCCAGCGGCACGGCCACCGCGTCGGGCGCAGGGGCAGGATCTGCGGCCTCGACCGGAGGCGCCATGGCCGCTTCCGGCGCGAGAACCATCGATGCTGACGGGATCGCCGGCGCAGTGGCCGATGTGGATTCGGACGCAGAGACGACGGTCGACGGCACTGCAGGCGTCCTTACCGGTGCATCGTCCACCGCCCAGGGCGGGGTGTCGTCGGTGCGCGCCGGCGCTGCGCCGACAGGCGCTGCCGAGGGCGCCAGCGAGACCACCGGCGATGCCGCAACCGCAACTGGCGGTGCAACAGCAGGCGCAGTTGGCGCAAATGCCGCTTCCATGGCCTGCGCCGGCTTCGTTGCAGGCATGGATGCGGCAACAGCCGGCGTGGCCGCCTGCATGCCGGCACCCGTCGCGCGCGCGCCGCCGCCAACCGCGGCTCCACGGCCATCGTCGCTGCTTCCGGCCGGCACCGCTGCCGCCGGCCGGAAGGCCAGCATGCGCAGCACCGCCATTTCGAAACCGGCGCGCGGGCTGGGCGCCAGATACAGATCGCGGCGTCCGTCGAGCGCCATCTGGTACCACAGCTGCACCACTTCCGGGCGCAGCTGGGCGGCAAACGGCGTTGGGTCGATACCGTCGCCGACAAATGCCACCGACGGCACCAGCTGTTGCACCTGCACGCGGTGCAAGGCCTCGGCCAGCGCTTCCAGCACGCCACTCCAGTCCGGCGAGAATTCGGCCAGCGCGGCCACGACCTTGAGCAACTGCGCGCCATTGCCATCGGCCAGCGATTGCAGCATGGCGCCGACCTGGGTGCGGTCCACCGTGCCGAGCATCGTGCGCACCACATCCTCGCGCAGCGCACCGCCGGCGTAGGCAATCGCCTGGTCCAGCAGCGACAGGCCATCGCGCAGCGAGCCGTCGGCCGCCTTGGACAGTTGCACGATCGCCGACGGGTCCGATTCGATCTGTTCGGCGGCCAGGATGCGGGTCATCTGGCCCTGGATCTGGTCCTCGTCCAGGCGCTTGAGGTTGAACTGCAGGCAGCGCGACAGCACCGTCACCGGCAGCTTCTGCGGGTCGGTGGTGGCCAGCAGGAACTTCACGTGCTCGGGCGGCTCTTCCAGCGTCTTCAGCAACGCATTGAAGGCCGCCTTGGAGAGCATGTGCACTTCGTCGATCAGGTAGACCTTGAACTTGCCGCGCGAGGGCATGTACTGCGCGTTCTCGATCACCTCGCGCACGTCGTCCACACCGGTGTTGGACGCCGCGTCGATCTCCAGCAGGTCGATGTAGCGGCCGGCATCGATGTCCAGGCAGGCCGGGCAGGTGCCGCACGGGTCGGCGCTGGTGCCGGTCTCGCAGTTCAGCGACTTGGCGAAGATGCGCGCAATGGTGGTCTTGCCCACCCCGCGGGTGCCGGTGAACAGAAACGCATGGTGCACGCGCCCACTGTCGAGCGCATTGCTGAGCGCGCGGACCACGTGTTCCTGGCCCACCAGTTCGGCAAAACGCTTCGGGCGCCACTTGCGGGCGAGAACGAGATAGGACATCGGGTAACCAGCTTCTTCTGAACCGATATTGTGCCATGCCGTGTCAAGCCGATCGTTCAGCGGGTGTCGCCTCCGCCCGCCTTCACGCAGCTGACCGCCCCGCCCTGCCGGCCCCTCCCTGGCACGCATGCGGTGTGGCGCGTGCATGCTTGTCCTTGTTAACGGCGCGCGTGGCGGCTAGAATCCCGCTCCTGCCTTCGACCTGGTCGTCCGGCAGGTACGGAGAGGTGTCCGAGTGGTTGAAGGAGCACGCCTGGAAAGTGTGTAAGCGTCTAAACCGCGCTTCGGGGGTTCGAATCCCCCTCTCTCCGCCAGATTACGCAAACCCCTGAGAAATCAGGGGTTTTTTGTTAGCGTAAAAACTGGCTGCAGCTGCGCAAGTCGGAACACACGACGCCCATGCGCATCCCTCATCATCTCGTTCGGGCCCCCTCCGGCCTCTGGTCCTACCGCCAGCGTGTTCCGGTCGATTTGCAGCCCATCGTCGGTCGCCAGACCTTCAAACGCACCCTGCACACCTACGACATGCGCGAGGCCCTGCTGCGCGCGCTGACCCTGGCTGCCCGCTATGCTCAGGTCTTCACTGTGTTGAGGGACCGACGCATGCAAAACCGAGACGACGACTTGGACGCGCTCCTGGCGCGCTTGACCGGCACTCGTCCGCAGGAGCTGACGCTGAATCGGACGCGCTCGCCGGATGGGTCGATTACCGAGCAATGGCAGATCGACACCCCCGAGGACGTCACGCTCTACCAGCAACTCATGGCGCTCACGGCCCCGCAGCCCAGCGCGTTGGGAGAGCTGATTCACCAGCATGTGCCGCCTCTCCCCACGCCGAGGCGGGTAACCAAACCCTCCCTCGAATCAATCACGCTCGGGAAGGCCAGAGACGCCTGGCTGAATAGCCTCAAGGGCAGCACCTTGCCCAAGACCTGGACCATCAAGCGGACCGCTGTCGAACTGCTGACCAGCTTTCTCGGCGATAAGACCAAGCTGCACACGGTCACCCGTTCGGACCTGGCCCGGTGGTATCAAGACGTGCGCGACAAAGGCGCCTCCACCCCGACCCTGACCAACAAGCAGTCCTACATCGGCGGCAAGGGCGGCTTCTTCGAGTGGGCCCAAGCCTCCGGCCACTACCCTCGGGGCGACAACCCTGCGTCCGGGCACGTGAGCTACTCCACCAGGGAGAAGCGAGCCAGGCGGAAGTTTGGCTTCAAGGCTTACGACGCCCACCAGGTCCAGGCCTTGTTTGCGCCTGCGGCCTTTGAGTCCCTGCCCCTTGCCGCGCGATGGGCCTCCCTCATTGGTCTGTATACCGGCGCCCGTGCTTCGGAGGTCGGCCAACTGCTGACCGCCGACGTGATCGAGGACGGCGGCATCCCCT
The window above is part of the Xanthomonas cassavae CFBP 4642 genome. Proteins encoded here:
- the dnaX gene encoding DNA polymerase III subunit gamma/tau, which encodes MSYLVLARKWRPKRFAELVGQEHVVRALSNALDSGRVHHAFLFTGTRGVGKTTIARIFAKSLNCETGTSADPCGTCPACLDIDAGRYIDLLEIDAASNTGVDDVREVIENAQYMPSRGKFKVYLIDEVHMLSKAAFNALLKTLEEPPEHVKFLLATTDPQKLPVTVLSRCLQFNLKRLDEDQIQGQMTRILAAEQIESDPSAIVQLSKAADGSLRDGLSLLDQAIAYAGGALREDVVRTMLGTVDRTQVGAMLQSLADGNGAQLLKVVAALAEFSPDWSGVLEALAEALHRVQVQQLVPSVAFVGDGIDPTPFAAQLRPEVVQLWYQMALDGRRDLYLAPSPRAGFEMAVLRMLAFRPAAAVPAGSSDDGRGAAVGGGARATGAGMQAATPAVAASMPATKPAQAMEAAFAPTAPAVAPPVAVAASPVVSLAPSAAPVGAAPARTDDTPPWAVDDAPVRTPAVPSTVVSASESTSATAPAIPSASMVLAPEAAMAPPVEAADPAPAPDAVAVPLAAASPVSTPAFAAPAGSPPPLLDDGRIADAEQWLGLVTRSGLNGPSRQLAANAAFIGHRDGVLRLALAPGFEYLTSERSVANLAQALAPVLGNTPRIVIETGSADVETLHERANRQKGERQSAAEDAFMNDPNVQQLIQQQGARVVPDSIRPYDE
- a CDS encoding site-specific integrase; this encodes MRIPHHLVRAPSGLWSYRQRVPVDLQPIVGRQTFKRTLHTYDMREALLRALTLAARYAQVFTVLRDRRMQNRDDDLDALLARLTGTRPQELTLNRTRSPDGSITEQWQIDTPEDVTLYQQLMALTAPQPSALGELIHQHVPPLPTPRRVTKPSLESITLGKARDAWLNSLKGSTLPKTWTIKRTAVELLTSFLGDKTKLHTVTRSDLARWYQDVRDKGASTPTLTNKQSYIGGKGGFFEWAQASGHYPRGDNPASGHVSYSTREKRARRKFGFKAYDAHQVQALFAPAAFESLPLAARWASLIGLYTGARASEVGQLLTADVIEDGGIPCIQVSDEGEHQKVKTDVSLRTVPIHPDLLALGFLGWVEQARAKGQERLFPAAKADAKNGQGNWISKAFSRHLAEVGKNWPTAKRGFHSLRKTLIQELQGAGVVSELRAQLVGHELDDEHHVTYSRAFTAKEKLDGLRGVSPGLSVLAYGLSLDSLSALMNQTTSVVSLKSNALRAR